The Nitrospinaceae bacterium genome window below encodes:
- a CDS encoding arylsulfatase produces the protein MKITILGSGTSVPSLERNSSGVLLQKGGTHSLIDCGYGTLHQLLRLGLTYKDIDRIYFTHIHPDHMYDLVPMLFAARYPEDLREKKLEIVAGPGFQEFFEGLLKAYKGWLTPKRYEIKIIEQDEATRKYDGLSVTTRKVKHIPISRGYRMTDEKGKTAAFSGDTDTCDGMIELGRDADLMVLECATPDELKVDGHLSPTPAAKLAQTANCKKLCLTHFYPPCDLTAFRKIVAREYTGELFLAEDLMVFQL, from the coding sequence GTGAAAATCACCATTTTGGGCTCCGGCACATCCGTGCCATCTTTGGAGCGCAACTCATCCGGGGTTCTGTTGCAAAAAGGAGGAACCCACTCCCTCATCGATTGCGGATACGGCACCCTGCATCAATTGTTGCGGTTGGGGCTGACCTATAAAGACATCGACCGCATTTACTTCACTCACATTCATCCTGACCATATGTATGATCTTGTTCCCATGCTGTTCGCCGCCCGTTATCCTGAGGACCTCAGGGAAAAAAAATTGGAGATCGTCGCCGGACCGGGCTTTCAGGAATTTTTTGAAGGGCTTCTTAAAGCTTACAAAGGCTGGCTGACGCCGAAGCGGTATGAAATTAAAATCATCGAGCAGGATGAAGCAACCCGCAAGTACGACGGTTTGAGCGTGACGACCCGGAAGGTGAAACATATCCCCATCAGCCGCGGCTATCGAATGACCGATGAAAAGGGTAAAACCGCGGCTTTTTCCGGGGACACCGACACCTGTGACGGGATGATCGAACTGGGCCGCGATGCCGACCTGATGGTTTTAGAATGTGCAACGCCGGATGAATTGAAAGTAGACGGTCATTTGTCACCCACCCCGGCGGCAAAACTCGCCCAAACAGCCAATTGCAAAAAACTGTGCCTCACGCATTTTTATCCCCCGTGCGATTTGACCGCGTTCCGTAAAATCGTCGCCCGTGAATACACAGGCGAACTTTTCCTTGCGGAAGATTTGATGGTGTTCCAGTTATAG